Proteins encoded within one genomic window of Scomber japonicus isolate fScoJap1 chromosome 16, fScoJap1.pri, whole genome shotgun sequence:
- the g2e3 gene encoding G2/M phase-specific E3 ubiquitin-protein ligase produces MKKKVKRSKVAGSAVEECCVLCRLSDDDPALFGEKVTLKEHKLSVHYLCLLTSCGVYQRGEEDEGVFGFLVNDIKQEMRRSARLTCTGCKKKGACVGCFVRSCRKTIHFPCGRKQKFISQFTDSFPSYCPDHSPFQSFCVSSDLSLPQSCSICLDSIDPILSYSVLKCPSCHASWFHRECVQRQAHSAGLFFFRCTLCNNKENFQEEMLRMGIYIPERDASWELEANAYSELLEVYKRCDALTCLCDHGRTHSAKTGWFEVIRCRLCGSRGTHRKCSGLKLDTTDWPCTECAQATDGKASLVASPQGGPRRSLLSKRHRSSIHSSISCKRPSLPAASGSPEDLLQALAPQLRPLGVQLEVSGDQVLAAGLELVRRSDFNPAHSLSVRFIDSLWDSDTSRQYFLKLLVQQIQDSVVFEGPDGSKNLALNSQALRDDLYFDVGCLLSICLVHGGPPVGFFSRALYQCLFNFPANRPLTVCHMTPDTRFTRQVSRIAEAQSLHKLTEAVAASWDFLELAGCNRPINSLEERDALVEDLVNFTMITRMQLPLQRIREGLQTLGVFDQVQLFPSVFCGLFCEAAVRLSAQTLSQLFSVGFSSQEERLNRETAVISFWRHFLLESEVGKSSISLQDLLLFATGAEELPAAGLLPPPSISFLHPFNSSPPGAEEEEDGGGGGGEKKASRAGTKDWKDEGLFPQSDPASKHLLLPVTSSYQAFKSSMEQAISHHVHLLPTKR; encoded by the exons ATGAAGAAGAAGgtgaagaggtcaaaggtcgccGGCAGCGCTGTGGAGGAGT gtTGTGTCCTGTGCAGACTCAGCGATGATGATCCGGCCTTGTTTGGGGAAAAAGTCACACTCAAGGAGCATAAACTCTCGGTCCACTACCTGTGTttg CTGACTTCCTGCGGCGTCTACCAGCGAGGAGAAGAGGACGAAGGCGTGTTCGGGTTCCTGGTCAATGACATCAAACAGGAGATGCGCCGCTCAGCCAGACTG acgTGTACTGGCTGTAAGAAGAAGGGAGCGTGTGTCGGCTGTTTTGTCAGAAGTTGCAGGAAGACGATTCACTTCCCCTGCGGCAGGAAACAAAAGTTCATCTCACAGTTTACCGACAGTTTCCC gtcgTACTGTCCGGATCACAGTCCCTTCCAGTCTTTCTGTGTGAGCTCGGATCTCAGTCTTCCTCAGTCCTGCTCCATCTGTTTGGACTCCATCGATCCCATCCTGTCCTACTCCGTCCTGAAGTGTCCTTCCTGCCACGCCAGCTGGTTCCACAGAGAATGTGTGCAG CGTCAGGCTCACAGTGCAGGCCTGTTCTTCTTCAGATGTACTCTCTGCAACAACAAGGAGAACTTCCAGGAGGAGATGCTGAGGATGGGAATCTACATCCCAGAGAG AGATGCATCATGGGAGTTGGAGGCGAACGCGTATTCGGAGCTGCTGGAGGTTTACAAACGCTGTGACGCCCTCACCTGCCTCTGCGACCACGGACGGACTCACTCCGCCAAGACTGG CTGGTTTGAGGTGATCCGCTGCCGGCTGTGTGGATCCAGAGGGACTCACAGGAAGTGTTCGGGGCTGAAGTTGGACACCACAGACTGGCCGTGCACTGAATGTGCGCAGGCTACTGACGGGAAAG CCTCCCTGGTCGCGTCTCCTCAGGGAGGTCCGAGGAGGAGTCTGCTGTCCAAACGCCACCGGTCCTCCATCCACTCCTCCATCAGCTGTAAAAG gccTTCGTTACCTGCAGCCTCGGGGTCACCTGAGGACCTGCTGCAGGCTCTGGCCCCCCAGCTCCGGCCCCTCGGGGTCCAGCTGGAGGTGAGCGGGGATCAGGTTCTGGCTGCAGGTCTGGAGCTGGTGAGGAGGTCTGACTTCAACCCTGCTCACAGTCTGAGTGTCAG GTTCATAGACTCCCTCTGGGACAGTGACACTTCCCGGCAGTACTTCCTGAAGCTGCTGGTGCAGCAGATCCAGGACTCTGTGGTGTTTGAGGGTCCAGACGGATCCAAGAACCTGGCGCTGAACTCTCAGG ctcTGCGTGATGACCTCTACTTTGACGTGGGCtgccttctctccatctgtctggtCCACGGCGGTCCTCCGGTCGGCTTCTTCTCCAGAGCTCTCTACCAGTGTCTGTTCAACTTCCCTGCAAACCGCCCGCTCACCGTCTGTCACATGACGCCCGACACACGCTTCACCCGCCAAGTCAGCAGG ATCGCTGAGGCGCAGTCTTTACACAAGCTGACAGAAGCTGTGGCGGCGAGCTGGGACTTCCTGGAGCTCGCCGGATGCAACCGACCAATCAACAGCCTGGAGGAGAGAGACGCTCTGGTGGAGGATCTGGTGAACTTCACCATGATCACCAGGATGCAGCTGCCGCTACAGAG GATTCGGGAAGGTCTGCAGACTTTGGGCGTCTTTGATCAG GTGCAGCTGTTCCCGTCGGTGTTCTGCGGTCTGTTCTGCGAGGCGGCGGTCCGGCTCTCGGCTCAGACGCTGAGTCAGCTGTTCTCCGTCGGGTTCTCCTCTCAGGAGGAACGTCTCAACAGAGAGACCGCCGTCATCAGCTTCTGGAGGCACTTCCTGTTAGAGAGCGAGG TTGGGAAGAGCTCCATCTCCCTGCAGGACCTCCTTCTTTTCGCCACAGGAGCCGAGGAGCTGCCAGCGGCcggcctcctccctcctccttccatctccttcctccaccccttcaACTCCTCTCCAccaggagcagaggaggaggaggacggaggaggaggaggaggagagaagaaggcgAGCAGAGCGGGGACGAAGGATTGGAAGGATGAGGGGCTTTTCCCTCAGAGCGACCCCGCCTCCAAACACCTCCTCCTGCCCGTCACCTCCTCCTACCAGGCCTTCAAAAGCTCCATGGAGCAGGCCATCAGCCACCATGTGCACCTCCTCCCCACCAAGAGatag